In Aminobacterium sp. MB27-C1, a single genomic region encodes these proteins:
- a CDS encoding Na+/H+ antiporter NhaC family protein: MDERNRGKRVFILSVSAILGLLFMTGIAWAAEGEVKPDFGILSLLPPLIAIGLCILSKEVIPSLFIGAWFAGTMMAGWNPIVGFGKAVELLWNNLGDPWGARIVLTSLTMGGLVGIMQIGGGIEATVQWITKKIKSVRGAMLVTELAGFIIFFEDYVNTLVVGTTMSPITDKYRISKEKLSYIVDSTSAPIACIAGISSWVAYMVGQIGNQFNALEIGYSPYVAYLRSIPYVFYNIIALVLLTFVIYTQRDMGPMLHAERRARQTGQVLREGAKPLITTKHADFEPEEGTPRRIVNFLVPLAFMVGLIFLMLIVTGGWPNVSLATAVGEGDSSKALVWGSFGAVFLTLVFFKAQRLASWNRLFAGFMQGMSSIFFGTLILIFAWAIGSAIKEVGTAQYIVRIAGNALSPAWIPLLTFFTGAIISFCTGTSYGTMGVLMPIVVPLVYNVTQIHDAGFIEILLPTIGAVFAGAVWGDHSSPISDTTIMSSMFSGSDHVDHVNSQIPYAFVAAAGAAAGYVLIGFGLPVFFSLVLGAVASCSLFFFVSKPIEEKA; encoded by the coding sequence ATGGACGAGAGAAACAGAGGCAAAAGAGTTTTTATCCTGAGTGTATCAGCAATTCTGGGGTTGCTGTTTATGACCGGGATCGCATGGGCAGCGGAAGGTGAGGTCAAGCCTGACTTCGGAATCCTTTCTTTGTTGCCTCCTCTTATTGCCATAGGGCTCTGTATTCTTTCAAAGGAGGTAATTCCTTCTCTTTTTATTGGTGCATGGTTTGCAGGAACGATGATGGCAGGATGGAACCCTATTGTAGGTTTTGGAAAAGCTGTGGAGTTGCTGTGGAATAATTTAGGTGATCCTTGGGGAGCCAGAATTGTACTTACCAGCCTTACCATGGGCGGACTTGTAGGGATAATGCAAATTGGCGGTGGTATTGAAGCCACTGTTCAATGGATTACCAAGAAGATCAAGAGTGTTCGCGGAGCAATGCTCGTTACCGAACTTGCAGGTTTTATCATCTTCTTCGAAGATTACGTCAATACGCTCGTTGTGGGAACGACAATGAGTCCTATTACTGATAAATATCGGATTTCTAAAGAAAAATTGTCGTATATCGTTGATTCGACATCGGCTCCTATTGCCTGTATTGCAGGTATTTCTTCATGGGTTGCCTATATGGTTGGACAGATTGGTAATCAGTTTAATGCTCTTGAGATAGGCTACTCTCCGTATGTAGCATATCTTCGTTCTATTCCATATGTGTTTTATAACATTATTGCCCTTGTGCTTTTAACCTTTGTTATTTATACACAGCGAGATATGGGACCTATGCTTCATGCAGAGCGGAGAGCCAGACAGACGGGGCAGGTTCTTCGGGAGGGAGCAAAACCTCTTATTACAACTAAGCATGCAGATTTCGAACCAGAGGAAGGAACGCCGAGACGCATTGTTAATTTTTTGGTTCCCCTCGCATTTATGGTTGGGTTGATTTTCCTCATGCTTATTGTTACCGGCGGGTGGCCAAATGTCTCTTTGGCTACGGCTGTAGGAGAAGGCGACAGTTCAAAGGCTTTGGTTTGGGGGTCTTTCGGCGCTGTTTTCCTTACCCTCGTTTTCTTTAAAGCTCAGAGACTAGCTTCCTGGAACAGACTTTTCGCCGGTTTCATGCAAGGAATGAGTTCTATTTTCTTTGGAACCCTGATCCTTATCTTTGCCTGGGCTATCGGATCGGCTATTAAAGAGGTAGGAACAGCTCAGTACATAGTCAGAATAGCAGGAAATGCCCTTTCGCCAGCATGGATTCCGCTTTTGACTTTCTTTACTGGCGCTATCATTTCATTCTGTACGGGAACATCATATGGAACCATGGGCGTACTTATGCCAATAGTTGTTCCACTCGTTTATAACGTTACGCAAATTCATGATGCAGGGTTTATTGAAATATTACTTCCTACGATTGGAGCTGTCTTTGCTGGCGCCGTGTGGGGAGATCACAGCAGTCCCATTTCTGATACTACAATCATGAGTTCCATGTTCAGTGGTTCTGACCACGTTGATCACGTGAACTCTCAGATTCCCTATGCTTTTGTGGCTGCGGCAGGAGCGGCAGCAGGGTATGTCCTCATTGGTTTCGGACTTCCTGTTTTCTTCTCTCTCGTTTTGGGAGCAGTTGCGTCATGTTCTCTTTTCTTCTTTGTTTCGAAACCAATCGAAGAAAAAGCCTGA
- a CDS encoding AsmA-like C-terminal region-containing protein, whose product MKRSKKMTLALFIAVGVVGILLIIGSMNVGGDIVRREATTAVSEILGADLAIESVTGNPLKGYNLYEITLSKKGALLLSADSLGVKVNLMSVFSGSPRLSRVTIHGLDVDAEKLSKEFAAIKMKPGEGEAPIEALSIRNGRVHTPWGETTIAQTDFDLSKDGIKADVDLLMNTVPIKGGINLRREKEVLEFKDLNMKIGEGRIMAKGAILPSLSIKGEIEKLNVAQLALFWPTLRGSAYDGLFSSSFIAEGIWNNPILSGHLSFSGTSLAGYPVQSVESNWRYEAFRLNLEDLKGTALALPLSGRAAFAFVPGKAPFIDIALEGKNASLEELKKTVPALASAKGKVDIFSVVVKGSPTTLAGNIDLKAAQIEAYGQQLQNTSANVAFKGSTATIKGNSVIDGGALALSGSVSQLQKNPRLDILFKARSIDVGKITASLPKAPKIVPKGAVSADVGIKGVVTAPRLEGRTWSDRLSYGEEAFNDLNVVFVFEKDVLTLSSARGRWRNIPMTGKGAIAGVGSPSPSLNLTVQAAEVDPKNLEPFFPELKNYALRGNVTATARIEGKTTSPKIQLSAVSPRLGFMEQGHVADFSLQTDLALKEGIPKQVQLDVKAGSLGFAGVGAEKIAARIDASKESISLSTLTARLGSGEISGSGSVKLQPKAPADLDLTFEIKEGDLAVLARAGKLPYSLSGTLSGKTAVKGKADNPSISAEFSSPRTVFSGFAFTNLNGAVEGNMGKMSLKNFNASVGGGTVSAQGTFNLKKDVPEATLSLSGKGLDAAALTSGVKEMAAYKPSGTINVDFDGTFSGVSSEGKGSLSAPSLSFAGLKLSNISYPFTLKGMNVIFANAHAELYGGTASGKGEIDLAKGTFTKSVHMENVNVDPLLQDATGGLEGHINGKAKGDVSLSGRMAKGLSFNGKGEVHIGEGSISDFKAVKLGASLYGQSAIRFASVVAPFRVETRRIILDNAKATAFQNDPIYRFLKASGPVGFDTTLALQCQGNANIQVLNALFGGVAGILGAGGTSSLEGILKGALTGAKAGLEKSDFRDISFNVGGTIGKPSVSNVKIAPAPQTVDKTTPQGTQPSAVEEQIAPPKDSTGETEKKPENLLEEAIQEGLKNILKK is encoded by the coding sequence ATGAAGCGAAGTAAAAAAATGACACTCGCGCTTTTTATAGCCGTTGGAGTTGTCGGAATACTTCTTATCATAGGGAGTATGAACGTTGGTGGAGATATTGTCAGACGGGAAGCGACAACAGCTGTCTCTGAAATTCTTGGTGCTGATTTGGCTATTGAAAGCGTTACAGGTAATCCTTTAAAAGGCTACAACCTTTATGAAATCACCCTGAGTAAAAAGGGAGCATTATTACTTTCTGCTGATTCTTTGGGAGTAAAAGTGAATCTTATGTCTGTTTTTTCAGGATCACCCCGACTTTCTCGGGTTACTATTCATGGTCTTGATGTTGATGCAGAGAAGCTCTCTAAGGAATTCGCTGCAATAAAGATGAAACCTGGAGAAGGAGAAGCTCCTATAGAGGCTCTTTCTATTAGAAATGGCAGAGTCCATACTCCTTGGGGAGAGACAACTATTGCTCAAACGGATTTTGATCTAAGCAAAGATGGTATAAAAGCCGATGTAGATTTATTAATGAATACCGTTCCCATTAAAGGTGGAATAAACCTTAGACGTGAGAAAGAAGTTCTTGAATTCAAGGATCTTAATATGAAAATTGGAGAGGGAAGGATAATGGCGAAGGGTGCTATTCTTCCAAGCCTTTCCATTAAGGGCGAGATAGAGAAACTGAACGTAGCTCAGCTTGCTCTTTTTTGGCCCACATTACGAGGAAGCGCCTATGATGGTCTTTTCTCGTCATCCTTCATTGCAGAAGGGATATGGAATAACCCTATTCTTTCCGGTCATCTTTCCTTTTCTGGAACGTCTCTTGCAGGATATCCCGTACAATCAGTGGAAAGTAATTGGAGGTATGAAGCTTTTCGTTTGAATCTTGAAGATTTAAAGGGAACAGCTTTGGCTCTTCCTCTTAGTGGGCGTGCTGCTTTTGCTTTTGTTCCGGGGAAAGCCCCATTTATTGATATCGCACTGGAAGGGAAAAATGCTTCTTTGGAAGAGTTAAAGAAAACCGTTCCAGCATTAGCTTCCGCTAAGGGAAAAGTTGATATTTTTTCAGTGGTTGTGAAGGGGTCTCCGACAACTCTTGCAGGGAATATAGATCTGAAAGCCGCTCAGATAGAAGCTTATGGTCAGCAGCTACAAAATACGTCTGCCAATGTGGCTTTCAAGGGAAGCACAGCAACAATCAAAGGGAATTCCGTTATTGATGGAGGGGCACTTGCGTTAAGCGGATCTGTGAGCCAATTACAAAAAAATCCTCGTCTTGATATTCTTTTCAAGGCTCGAAGTATAGATGTAGGCAAAATAACAGCTTCTCTTCCTAAAGCCCCGAAAATTGTTCCTAAAGGGGCCGTGAGCGCTGATGTTGGTATTAAGGGTGTTGTAACTGCCCCCCGCCTTGAAGGCAGAACATGGTCTGATCGACTCTCTTATGGAGAAGAGGCTTTTAATGATCTTAACGTTGTCTTTGTTTTCGAGAAAGATGTGCTGACTCTCTCTTCGGCTCGTGGACGTTGGCGTAACATACCAATGACTGGTAAAGGTGCGATAGCAGGAGTGGGAAGTCCCTCTCCCTCTTTAAACCTTACCGTGCAGGCAGCTGAGGTTGACCCTAAAAATCTTGAACCCTTTTTCCCTGAGTTGAAAAATTATGCTTTACGGGGAAACGTAACAGCGACGGCTCGCATAGAAGGAAAGACAACTTCTCCGAAGATACAACTTTCTGCTGTTTCCCCTCGTTTAGGTTTTATGGAACAGGGGCATGTAGCAGATTTTTCTTTGCAAACAGATCTCGCTCTGAAAGAGGGGATTCCCAAACAGGTTCAGCTTGATGTTAAGGCTGGATCCTTGGGGTTTGCAGGTGTAGGAGCAGAAAAGATAGCGGCTCGTATCGATGCCTCGAAAGAGAGTATTTCTCTTAGTACACTTACGGCTCGTTTGGGATCTGGAGAAATATCTGGCTCTGGATCTGTGAAATTGCAGCCTAAGGCCCCAGCAGATCTTGATCTTACTTTTGAAATAAAAGAAGGAGATTTAGCCGTGCTGGCGAGGGCAGGAAAGCTTCCCTACTCTCTCTCTGGAACATTAAGCGGAAAGACGGCAGTTAAAGGTAAGGCCGATAACCCATCGATATCGGCAGAGTTCTCTTCTCCCAGAACTGTTTTCTCTGGTTTTGCTTTTACAAACCTTAACGGTGCTGTGGAAGGCAACATGGGGAAAATGTCGTTGAAAAACTTTAATGCATCTGTAGGAGGAGGTACTGTCTCCGCTCAAGGAACGTTTAATTTAAAGAAAGATGTTCCGGAAGCGACCCTTTCTCTTTCTGGAAAAGGGTTGGATGCGGCTGCTCTTACTTCCGGTGTAAAAGAGATGGCTGCGTATAAACCCTCTGGAACGATTAACGTTGATTTTGATGGAACTTTTTCTGGAGTGTCAAGTGAGGGGAAAGGATCATTATCAGCTCCTTCTCTATCTTTTGCTGGCCTCAAGCTTTCGAATATTTCTTATCCTTTCACATTAAAAGGTATGAATGTTATATTTGCAAATGCGCACGCAGAACTTTATGGGGGAACAGCTTCAGGTAAGGGTGAAATTGATCTTGCCAAAGGCACATTTACAAAATCTGTACATATGGAAAATGTAAATGTTGATCCTCTCTTGCAAGATGCAACAGGAGGACTTGAAGGACATATTAACGGCAAAGCTAAGGGCGATGTGTCGCTTTCAGGGCGCATGGCAAAAGGATTGAGCTTTAACGGTAAAGGAGAGGTACATATAGGTGAAGGCTCTATTAGTGACTTCAAAGCGGTAAAACTGGGAGCATCACTTTATGGCCAATCTGCAATTCGTTTTGCTTCAGTTGTGGCTCCTTTCCGGGTTGAAACGCGACGTATTATACTCGATAATGCAAAAGCAACAGCGTTCCAGAATGATCCTATATATCGTTTCCTTAAAGCTTCAGGGCCTGTAGGTTTCGATACAACTTTAGCTCTTCAATGTCAGGGAAACGCTAATATTCAGGTTTTAAACGCTTTGTTCGGAGGTGTTGCCGGTATTTTAGGCGCTGGTGGAACGTCATCTCTTGAGGGTATCTTGAAGGGAGCTCTTACAGGAGCAAAAGCTGGACTTGAAAAATCTGATTTTAGAGATATTTCTTTTAATGTAGGCGGAACGATAGGGAAGCCATCTGTTTCTAATGTCAAAATAGCTCCGGCGCCTCAGACAGTGGATAAAACAACGCCTCAAGGAACACAACCTTCAGCTGTTGAAGAGCAGATAGCTCCGCCTAAAGATTCCACTGGAGAAACAGAAAAGAAGCCTGAAAACCTTTTAGAAGAAGCTATTCAGGAAGGTTTAAAGAATATACTAAAGAAATAG
- a CDS encoding glycogen synthase produces MKILHVASEVAPLSKVGGLGDVAGSLPKALHRLGADVRIITPAWPGVLDKAREEGKKITRLPPLIHVALQWHVISAKVWKTIIEDVPIYIIENNSLFEKIPIYPDELTVESSLPFAFFSLAALELEQKSRWDPDIIHCHDWPSALVPISFRWHKFYRTQKPYPLTVLTIHNIAHQGVLPFHVLEEWGIDTQSFSIDGLEFYGHVNLLKGGIVTADSVTTVSPQYAEEIQTQEMGFGLDGVIKENKNKLYGILNGIDDTWSPERDPLLSCHYSSEELNGKKNCRKNLLEQLGWEDDESPLLLSISRLAMQKGYDILIPALDTIRDMGIRCLFIGSGNPLFSTSLREKATLYPDRISFLNGFHEKFSHLAYAGADMLIMPSHFEPCGLSQLIALRYGTVPVARMTGGIIDTILDADHFSDGYGFTFSPYTTEALVKTVQRALDAFKNQKRWEEIMQRGMVKDFSWKNSSQKYFDLYQKMLREKRR; encoded by the coding sequence ATGAAAATTTTGCATGTAGCCAGTGAAGTAGCACCTCTTTCAAAAGTTGGAGGTCTCGGCGATGTTGCCGGTTCTCTTCCCAAAGCTCTCCACAGGCTCGGAGCTGATGTAAGAATCATAACTCCGGCATGGCCTGGCGTTCTCGACAAAGCTCGTGAAGAAGGGAAAAAGATTACTCGCCTTCCTCCTCTTATTCATGTCGCGTTACAGTGGCATGTCATTAGCGCTAAAGTATGGAAAACGATAATAGAAGATGTTCCTATTTATATTATTGAAAATAACTCGCTCTTTGAGAAAATACCTATTTATCCAGATGAACTCACTGTTGAAAGCTCTCTCCCATTTGCTTTCTTTTCTCTTGCTGCTCTTGAACTCGAACAAAAGAGCCGTTGGGATCCCGATATTATCCATTGCCATGACTGGCCTTCGGCCCTCGTCCCTATTAGTTTTAGGTGGCATAAATTTTATCGTACCCAAAAGCCCTATCCTCTAACTGTATTGACCATACACAACATTGCCCATCAGGGAGTGCTTCCTTTTCACGTACTTGAAGAGTGGGGAATCGATACACAGTCATTCTCCATTGATGGTCTTGAATTTTACGGGCATGTCAACCTTCTAAAAGGAGGTATTGTAACTGCAGATAGTGTAACAACAGTCAGTCCGCAATATGCAGAAGAAATTCAAACCCAGGAAATGGGCTTCGGACTTGATGGTGTTATCAAAGAAAATAAAAACAAATTATATGGAATCTTAAATGGAATAGATGATACGTGGTCTCCTGAAAGAGACCCTCTTCTCTCATGTCACTATTCATCTGAAGAGTTAAATGGCAAGAAAAATTGCCGGAAAAACCTTCTGGAACAACTGGGATGGGAAGATGACGAATCTCCGCTTCTTCTTTCAATTAGCCGTTTAGCCATGCAGAAAGGATATGACATACTGATTCCAGCTCTTGATACTATAAGAGATATGGGAATTCGATGTCTTTTTATAGGAAGCGGCAATCCTCTCTTTTCCACTTCTCTGCGTGAAAAAGCCACACTTTACCCAGATCGTATCTCTTTTTTAAACGGTTTTCATGAGAAATTTTCTCACCTTGCCTATGCGGGAGCAGATATGCTCATTATGCCTTCACATTTCGAACCATGTGGCCTCTCCCAGCTCATAGCCCTACGATATGGAACTGTGCCGGTTGCACGAATGACAGGTGGAATTATAGATACGATTCTCGATGCAGATCACTTCTCTGATGGCTACGGATTCACTTTCTCACCATATACAACAGAAGCTCTCGTTAAAACGGTACAACGGGCCCTTGATGCGTTCAAAAATCAGAAACGCTGGGAAGAAATTATGCAACGAGGCATGGTAAAAGATTTTTCGTGGAAAAACTCTTCTCAAAAGTATTTTGACTTGTATCAAAAAATGTTACGCGAAAAAAGGCGGTAG
- the glgP gene encoding alpha-glucan family phosphorylase translates to MQFQPQKNLGKSIQDLLEQDPSFRTVAYFSMEIGIKTSIPTYAGGLGILAGDILKSAADMGVPMVGITLLYRRGYFEQEFNNEQWQTEKPVLWHPEQELTPLHNKVSIKIQNRDVNIQTWLYEIAGSSGYSIPIYFLDTDIESNHPEDRQLSWYLYGGETLYRLCQEIVLGVGGLRMLRDLGYNNIETFHLNEGHAGFLSLELMREMGYYDPAKVREHVVFTTHTPVAAGHDFFKYELIEKVMSSDALTTLKRMIPSEGVSMTELGLRYSRFVNGVSKKHAEISRKLFNAPTIQSVTNGIHPTTWVSPGMRKLLSRHIPGWENDPGRLVQALTLPSDELWSVHQASKMRLLAYILEETGVSLKSDILTIGFARRAATYKRADLIFSNLKKLIEIGTGKIQLIFSGKAHPKDDGGKALIQRIMNTSNKIKDSILMVYLPNHTMELGRLITQGVDIWLNTPLRPREASGTSGMKCALNGVMNFSVLDGWWIEGWIEDVTGWAIGPTPSDTDLHAYDESKDAIDLYEKLEKKIIPAYYSDREHWIRMMKNAIALNGSYFHTHRVIKEYCEKAYGISFRGI, encoded by the coding sequence ATGCAGTTTCAGCCTCAAAAAAATTTAGGAAAATCTATACAGGATCTCCTTGAGCAAGATCCCTCCTTTCGAACTGTGGCGTATTTCTCCATGGAAATAGGAATAAAAACATCTATCCCCACATACGCCGGTGGTTTAGGTATTCTCGCCGGAGATATATTAAAAAGCGCTGCAGATATGGGAGTTCCCATGGTTGGAATCACTTTGCTCTATCGAAGAGGGTATTTTGAACAAGAATTTAATAATGAACAATGGCAAACAGAAAAACCTGTTCTTTGGCATCCTGAACAGGAACTTACGCCCCTCCACAATAAAGTTTCTATTAAAATTCAAAATCGGGATGTCAACATACAGACGTGGCTCTACGAAATTGCAGGTTCATCCGGATACTCTATCCCAATATACTTTCTTGATACTGATATAGAGTCAAATCATCCGGAAGATCGTCAACTCTCATGGTATCTTTACGGTGGGGAAACCCTCTACCGCCTATGCCAAGAAATAGTTCTTGGTGTAGGTGGACTTCGAATGTTGCGAGATTTAGGCTACAACAACATAGAAACATTCCATCTCAACGAAGGGCACGCCGGCTTCCTCTCTTTGGAACTCATGAGAGAAATGGGATATTACGATCCGGCAAAAGTCAGAGAACACGTTGTTTTTACAACTCATACCCCTGTAGCAGCAGGGCACGATTTTTTTAAATACGAGCTCATTGAAAAGGTTATGTCTTCAGATGCTTTAACAACACTTAAGAGAATGATTCCTTCAGAGGGCGTCTCTATGACCGAATTAGGCCTTCGATATAGTCGATTTGTAAATGGAGTCTCAAAAAAGCACGCAGAAATAAGCCGTAAACTTTTCAATGCGCCTACAATTCAAAGTGTCACCAATGGAATACATCCTACAACATGGGTCAGTCCTGGGATGAGAAAGCTTCTTTCTCGTCACATTCCGGGTTGGGAAAATGATCCAGGTCGTCTTGTCCAAGCTCTGACTCTTCCCTCTGACGAACTCTGGTCTGTACATCAAGCATCTAAAATGCGACTTCTTGCATATATTCTCGAAGAAACGGGAGTATCTCTCAAATCTGACATTTTAACAATCGGTTTCGCACGTCGAGCTGCTACATATAAACGAGCTGACCTCATTTTTTCTAATCTAAAAAAACTCATAGAGATAGGAACAGGTAAAATTCAGCTTATTTTTTCCGGTAAAGCCCATCCTAAAGACGATGGGGGCAAAGCCCTTATACAAAGAATAATGAATACGTCAAATAAAATCAAAGACTCTATACTCATGGTTTACCTTCCAAATCACACAATGGAGCTTGGTCGTCTTATTACCCAAGGAGTAGATATTTGGCTCAACACTCCACTTCGTCCAAGAGAAGCTTCAGGTACAAGCGGAATGAAGTGTGCTTTAAATGGGGTCATGAATTTTTCTGTTCTTGATGGTTGGTGGATTGAAGGCTGGATAGAAGACGTTACAGGCTGGGCCATTGGCCCAACGCCCAGCGATACAGATCTTCATGCCTATGACGAATCGAAAGACGCCATAGATCTTTACGAAAAACTCGAAAAGAAAATTATCCCTGCCTATTATTCAGATCGGGAGCATTGGATAAGAATGATGAAAAATGCAATCGCGCTGAATGGCAGCTATTTCCATACTCATAGAGTTATAAAAGAGTATTGTGAAAAAGCCTATGGGATTTCATTTCGTGGAATATAA
- the dapF gene encoding diaminopimelate epimerase, with protein MLEFTKMQGNGNDFVVIDNRDNQMGTLALSQLAERICRRCESVGADGLLVVEKSEHEDFRMRLFNRDGSEGEMCGNGARCIARYAWEKKLAGESMSFETLAGPIRAKVEAPFVELDMGNVDLSEGFWGESLNVGGETFPFVYLIVGVPHCVLFIENITDFSRETLVEIGRTVRYDTQRFPNGTNVNFIQRVGESELKVVTYERGVEDLTLSCGTGSAASAVAASIVLEMTSPIHVHNPGGDNWVSFSFDEKRNYCKTYLKGKAVMVAEGKLYDECLA; from the coding sequence ATGTTAGAATTTACAAAAATGCAGGGTAATGGCAACGATTTTGTTGTTATTGATAATAGAGACAATCAGATGGGGACATTAGCTCTCTCGCAATTGGCAGAACGTATCTGTCGACGTTGCGAGTCTGTTGGTGCTGACGGCCTTTTAGTTGTTGAGAAATCGGAGCATGAAGATTTTAGAATGCGTCTCTTTAATAGGGATGGCTCTGAGGGCGAAATGTGTGGAAATGGGGCTCGATGTATTGCTCGTTATGCTTGGGAAAAAAAATTAGCGGGAGAAAGTATGTCTTTTGAAACCTTGGCAGGCCCTATTCGCGCTAAAGTTGAAGCTCCCTTTGTGGAACTCGATATGGGGAATGTTGATTTATCAGAGGGGTTTTGGGGAGAAAGCCTGAATGTAGGTGGTGAGACATTTCCTTTTGTCTATCTGATCGTAGGCGTTCCTCACTGCGTTCTTTTTATAGAAAATATTACAGATTTTTCAAGAGAGACGTTAGTCGAAATCGGGCGAACTGTTCGTTATGATACACAACGTTTCCCCAACGGAACAAATGTTAACTTTATTCAGCGAGTAGGAGAATCTGAACTCAAGGTAGTGACATACGAGCGTGGAGTTGAAGATCTGACTCTCTCTTGTGGAACGGGGTCTGCGGCTTCTGCCGTAGCGGCATCTATTGTGTTGGAAATGACTTCTCCTATACATGTGCATAATCCAGGGGGAGACAACTGGGTTTCTTTTTCCTTTGATGAAAAGCGAAATTATTGTAAAACCTACCTTAAAGGCAAGGCTGTTATGGTAGCCGAAGGAAAACTTTATGATGAGTGCCTGGCGTAG
- a CDS encoding flavodoxin family protein translates to MKIVAFNGSPRGGRGATSIMIENFLLGARNGGAEVSSVVLVDKVIHSCLGSLYCWTKTPGRCILQDDMRELRKKVIESDAILLATPLHFSGMTSIMRVFIDRLMPCFQPEISEETGQVKLIFRDREKPLSLIVMASGSFSEKEAFVPLHSYFERWAQNISGMQLDLEMYRSQADFLHNKNEEVHDAVSLYLSSLTKAGEQFAHSAKISNDIRVQLEKPLADNKQYARFFSDYWNSIFQVNGVNGGR, encoded by the coding sequence TTGAAAATTGTAGCTTTTAATGGTAGCCCTCGTGGAGGACGAGGCGCTACCTCGATTATGATAGAAAATTTCTTGTTGGGAGCTCGAAATGGAGGAGCAGAAGTATCTTCTGTTGTGCTTGTAGATAAAGTTATCCATTCGTGCTTAGGGTCTCTCTATTGTTGGACAAAGACCCCTGGGCGTTGTATTTTGCAGGATGATATGCGGGAGTTGCGGAAGAAAGTTATAGAATCTGATGCTATTTTGCTTGCCACTCCCCTTCATTTTTCGGGTATGACTTCTATTATGAGAGTTTTTATTGATCGACTTATGCCCTGCTTCCAGCCTGAAATTTCTGAAGAGACAGGCCAAGTGAAGCTCATTTTCAGAGATAGGGAGAAGCCTCTTTCCCTCATTGTTATGGCAAGTGGAAGTTTCTCTGAAAAAGAGGCTTTTGTTCCTCTTCACAGCTATTTTGAACGTTGGGCACAAAATATATCAGGAATGCAGCTTGATCTTGAGATGTACAGGTCTCAGGCCGACTTCCTTCACAACAAAAATGAAGAGGTTCATGATGCCGTCTCCTTGTATCTTTCTTCTTTGACAAAAGCGGGGGAACAATTTGCTCATTCGGCAAAGATTTCTAACGATATAAGAGTTCAATTGGAAAAGCCACTTGCTGATAATAAACAGTACGCACGTTTTTTCTCAGACTATTGGAATTCCATTTTTCAGGTTAATGGAGTTAATGGTGGGCGGTAG